One stretch of Streptomyces sp. MMBL 11-1 DNA includes these proteins:
- the sigM gene encoding RNA polymerase sigma factor SigM, translating into MDSVPPEAPSDSDLLAQHVAGDPDAFGELVRRHRDRLWAVALRTLGDREEAADAVQDALVNAFRAAHTFRGQSAVTTWLHRITVNACLDRVRKAASRKTSPVDDAERLDQLLEPHESAEAPAVRQDLHRQLQEALATLPAEQRAALVLVDMQGYSVAEAADVLEVPTGTVKSRCARGRARLAPLVRHLRAGTGGRTPGGENGLAGRNRTPGASVPPASGPRDSGTSDPAATKGGGGRP; encoded by the coding sequence GTGGATTCCGTTCCACCAGAGGCACCGAGCGACTCGGACCTGCTCGCCCAGCATGTGGCGGGCGACCCCGACGCCTTCGGTGAACTCGTACGCCGCCACCGCGACCGGCTCTGGGCCGTGGCGCTGCGCACTCTGGGGGACAGGGAAGAAGCGGCCGACGCCGTCCAGGACGCCCTCGTCAACGCCTTCCGCGCCGCCCACACCTTCCGCGGCCAGTCCGCGGTGACCACCTGGCTGCACCGGATCACCGTCAACGCCTGCCTCGACCGGGTCCGCAAGGCCGCCTCCCGCAAGACGTCCCCCGTGGACGACGCCGAACGGCTCGATCAGCTCCTGGAACCCCACGAGTCGGCCGAGGCCCCCGCCGTGCGGCAGGACCTCCACCGCCAGCTCCAGGAAGCCCTGGCCACGCTGCCCGCCGAGCAGCGGGCGGCCCTCGTCCTGGTCGACATGCAGGGCTACTCCGTCGCGGAGGCAGCCGACGTCCTCGAGGTGCCGACCGGCACGGTGAAAAGCCGATGTGCCCGGGGCAGGGCGAGACTGGCCCCCCTGGTCCGCCATCTGCGCGCGGGAACCGGGGGGCGGACCCCCGGCGGGGAGAACGGCTTGGCCGGAAGGAACCGGACGCCCGGAGCATCCGTCCCACCTGCGTCAGGACCCAGAGACTCAGGAACAAGCGATCCTGCCGCTACGAAGGGAGGAGGTGGGCGCCCGTGA
- a CDS encoding protein kinase family protein, which yields MAERSTAAVDVTDNSGDEPLAAKADEATTDGTAQAEDTKGASPKDTENTDGGRERSEAVPASPDLHSGHKLAGRYRLEECVTRLDGFSSWRAVDEKLRRAVGVHLLPADHPRARSVLAAARSSALLGDPRFVQVLDAVEENDLVYVVHEWLPDATELTALLATGPMEAHDAYQLVSQLSQAMAAAHREGLSHLRLTPGAVLRSSTGQYRIRGLAVNAALRGITAEHPLRTDTEAIGALLYAALTHRWPYGSDAHGLAGLPKNMGLIAPDQVRAGIHRGLSELAMRALANDGATASRQEPPCTTPDELAKAVAAMPRILPPEPTFNAPPAYQRTTYQQGTYGRPSSHPSAVAQPVMAAPPAPLQSRAGRALKWTVSALLIAALGLGSWQLAEALLDRTKGSEDTGVTEPNEDDKNKDKKPAPSAEPLHIAGATEFMPDGSGIKERDVPNTIDGNSATHWVTPRYEGFANFGNLPQRKQGSGIIVDLGKVRNVSGIDVSLYRKGQTATVLAASPSASSPSATADFDQPITKRAIAGSKLQEKLDEPIRTRYVLIHITELPSDGTGGYRGGITDISVLG from the coding sequence GTGGCGGAACGTAGCACGGCTGCCGTCGACGTGACCGACAACAGCGGCGACGAGCCGCTGGCCGCCAAGGCGGACGAGGCCACGACCGACGGGACGGCGCAAGCCGAGGACACCAAGGGCGCGAGCCCCAAGGACACCGAGAACACGGACGGTGGGCGGGAGCGTTCCGAGGCCGTTCCGGCGTCACCCGACCTGCACAGCGGTCACAAACTCGCCGGGCGCTACCGCCTGGAGGAGTGCGTCACCCGCCTGGACGGCTTCAGCAGCTGGCGGGCTGTCGACGAGAAGCTCCGCCGGGCGGTGGGCGTGCACCTGCTGCCCGCGGACCACCCGCGGGCCCGCTCGGTGCTGGCCGCCGCCCGCTCCTCGGCCCTCCTCGGCGACCCCCGCTTCGTCCAGGTCCTGGACGCCGTCGAGGAGAACGACCTCGTCTACGTGGTCCACGAATGGCTGCCGGACGCCACCGAGCTCACCGCTCTGCTGGCCACCGGGCCGATGGAGGCCCACGACGCCTACCAGCTCGTCAGCCAGCTCTCCCAGGCGATGGCCGCCGCCCACCGCGAGGGCCTGTCCCATCTGCGCCTCACCCCCGGCGCGGTCCTGCGCAGCTCCACCGGGCAGTACCGCATCCGCGGCCTCGCGGTGAACGCCGCCCTGCGCGGCATCACCGCGGAACACCCCCTCCGGACGGACACCGAGGCGATCGGCGCCCTCCTGTACGCGGCGCTGACCCACCGCTGGCCGTACGGAAGCGACGCACACGGGCTCGCCGGGCTCCCCAAGAACATGGGGCTCATCGCCCCGGACCAGGTCCGGGCCGGCATCCACCGCGGCCTCTCCGAGCTCGCCATGCGGGCGCTCGCCAACGACGGCGCCACCGCCTCCCGGCAGGAACCGCCCTGCACCACCCCGGACGAGCTGGCCAAGGCCGTCGCGGCCATGCCGCGCATCCTCCCTCCGGAACCCACGTTCAACGCGCCGCCGGCGTACCAGCGCACGACCTATCAGCAGGGCACGTACGGGCGCCCGTCCTCCCACCCGTCCGCCGTCGCCCAGCCCGTGATGGCGGCCCCTCCGGCCCCGCTCCAGAGTCGTGCCGGCCGCGCGCTCAAGTGGACCGTCTCGGCGCTCCTCATCGCCGCGCTGGGCCTCGGAAGCTGGCAGCTCGCGGAGGCCTTGCTCGACCGCACCAAGGGCTCCGAGGACACCGGCGTCACCGAACCGAACGAGGACGACAAGAACAAGGACAAAAAGCCCGCGCCATCCGCCGAACCCCTGCACATCGCGGGGGCCACGGAGTTCATGCCCGACGGCTCCGGCATCAAGGAGCGGGATGTGCCGAACACCATCGACGGCAACTCCGCAACCCACTGGGTCACCCCGCGGTACGAGGGCTTCGCCAACTTCGGCAACCTCCCACAGCGCAAGCAGGGCAGTGGGATCATCGTCGACCTCGGCAAGGTGCGGAACGTCTCCGGCATCGACGTCTCCCTGTACCGGAAGGGGCAGACCGCGACCGTGCTCGCCGCCTCCCCGAGCGCCTCGTCCCCGTCCGCGACGGCCGACTTCGACCAGCCGATCACCAAGCGGGCCATCGCGGGATCGAAGCTGCAGGAGAAGCTCGATGAGCCCATCCGCACGCGCTACGTCCTGATCCACATCACGGAGCTCCCCTCGGACGGCACGGGCGGCTACCGGGGCGGCATCACCGACATCTCCGTCCTCGGCTGA